The Spirochaetota bacterium DNA window TAGTTGGATTTACTTTAAATGGTAAAAATGAAGGTCCTGATGCGACTCCTCCACGAGAGTATTGCACAGGTATACGGCGTAATCCCATTTCTTCAAATACAACAGCCATAATAATACCTAAAAACATAACAACTAATAATAGAGTTAAAATAGGATCATTTGGTTTGTTGATAAAAGTATAGAAAGCTTGTGGAAAACGAGCTACTATACCACTTAAAATAATCATAGAAATACCATTACCCAATCCTCTTTCTGTGATTTGTTCTCCAAGCCACATCAATATATAAGTACCAGTAGCAACTGATAATGTGAACAATAAAACAAATTGAGTAGAAGATAGTATAATGAACGGTTGTGATGTTTGATTATTAAATTGAACTAAATAATTTCCGTAAATAACGCCTTGAATACCAGCGATAATCAAAGTACCAATACGTGAATACTGGTGAATTTTTTGACGACCTTCTGGACCTTCTTTTGCTATTTTTTCTAAAGTTGGAATAATAACTGTTAATAATTGCATAACAATACTTGCAGTAATATAAGGCATTACACCAAGAGCAAAAATAGATGCTCTTTCAAGAGCTCCACCACTAAGTAAATTAACAAAAGCAATAAAATTATTATTTTCTGTACCTATAGCAGATAAAAGATTATTTAATTGTACGCCAGGCACAGGAATCTGTGCACCAACGCGAACAATTACCATTATACACAGGGTGAAAAAAATACGTTTTCTCAATTCCGTAATACGAAACATGTTTATTAAAACAGACATAATGACCCTCTAAATTATTTTACTTTGTAAGAGGAACAATTGTTGAGCTAGATTTCTCTATGAGATCTTTAGCAGCAACGGATACTTTATGTGCATGAATCTTGATATTCTTTGCAGTAAATACAATCTCACCAAAACCTTTTGCAAGAATTTTAATAGGATTTCCGTTGTTTTTAATCAATCCAGCTTGACATAATAATTCAGGAGTTATTTCCGAACCGTCAGGAAAAACATTTAAATCCTCTAGGTTAATAATATTATTAAAAATTTTAAAGATGTTTTTAAAACCACGTTTAGGAGCTCGACGATAGAGTGGCATTTGACCACCTTCAAAATATAAAGGTACTCCTCCACCAGATCTAGCATTTTGTCCTTTATGTCCTCTTCCGCAGGTTTTACCAGTTCCATTACCAGTACCACGACCTACTCGCTTACGCTTTTTTGTAGCGCCTATATTTGGTTTGAGTTCAATATGACCCATATTGTGCGCTCCTTTAATTATTTAGAAAATAATTCAGATACTGTTTTTCCACGTTTTGCAGCAATATCTTCAATATTATACAATCTTGTTAATCCATTAAATGTCGCTTTAATAAGATTGATTGGATTAGGAGATCTCAAAGATTTTGTTAAAATATCATGAACACCTAATAATTCGAGAACTGGACGTACTGCACCACCGGCAATAACTCCTGTTCCTTTTGTAGCAGGTTTCATAAGAATACGACAAGCTTTATATTCTCCTAAAATTTCATGAGGAATAGTTGTTCCCTTTAAACGGATAAGCATTGCATTTGAAATAGCTTTATCTTTTGCTTTTTTAATAGCATCCGCAAGCTCATTTGCTTTACCATATCCGAGACCAACTTTTCCTTTTTTATTTCCAACAACAACCATAGCGTTAAAACGAAAACGACGTCCACCAGCAATAACTTTTGTTGCTCGTCTAAGACTTACTACTTTTTCTTCCCATTCAGATGGGATAGCTTCAGGTCTATCACGACGATCTCGTCTGTTATTGTTACTTTTATTGTTGTTATTTCTTCTATTATCTCCACGTGGAGCTCTTTCTTGAGGAGTGTTTTCCTGTTGCCCTGTTTGTGGTGCTTGATTCTCAGCCATAGTATATCCTCAGCTTTAGAATTCGATTCCTGCAGCACGACAAGCTTCAGCAAGAGCTTTTACTTTTCCGTGATACAAGTAACCGTTACGGTCGAATGCGACCTTTGTTATTTTAAGTACTTTAAGCTTTTCACCAATTTTAGTACCAATGATAGTAGCAGCTTCTATATTATTAGTAAGTTTACTTTTACCTAATTCATTTGATACTGATGAAAAAGATGCTAATACTACATTAGTAGTATCGATCACTTGAGCATACAAATATTTATTTGATCTGAAAACAGTCAATCTAGGACGGTCAGCAGAAATACGAAGATGTTTTTTACTTCGTAATTTACGTTTTTTATGACGTTTAACTTTATTAGTTATGATATCAATCATATGTTACCCCTTTGCTTAATACTAGAAGTGATAAATTTTCACTATCCCTCTATCCACAAAAAAAATATAATAAGTTAGAACAAGATATAGGAAGTAATAGTCACTTCCTACAAAATGTCTTAATTATTGCTATTTTTTACCAGCGCTTTTACCCTCTTTGAGACGAATTACTTCACCAGCATAGCGAATACCTTTACCTTTATAAGGTTCTGGTTTTTTAATAAAACGAATATTAGCAGCCACTTGACCAACTAATTGTCTATCTATACCTTTAACAGAAACCGAATTTGGTGCAAGTTGCTCTAGTTTTGCTCCTTCTGGAGCTACAAAAGTAACAGGATGAGAGAAACCAACAGTACAATTAAGAGTTTGCCCCTTAACTTCCCAACGATAACCAACCCCTTGAATCTCAAGTTTTTTCTCAAAGCCTGTAGAAACACCAGTTAGATGATTTCTAAACAATGCCCAATAAAGACCTTGTTTTGCTTTAGCTTCTTTAGTATCATTTAAACGATTTACTAAGATACTACTAGTATCAACAACTGGACTGATTAATACAGTATCAAATTCTTGAGTAATAGTACCAAGAGTACCTTTAAAGATTAAATTCCCATTTTCTACCGTAATGGTTACACCATTAGGAATGAGCAGGGGTTTTTTTGCCAAACGTGACATATTTTGCTCCTACCAAATATAACAAAGAACTTCGCCACCAATTCCTAGTGAACGAGCTGCCTTGTCTGTTATCACACCTTTCGATGTAGTAAGTATCGCTATTCCATAATTATTATAAACTCTAGGAATAGAATCCTTACCAACATACACACGACGTGAAAGTTTACTGATCCGTTTAAGATCATCAATTACTGATTTACCATTAATATATTTTAAAGTAACATCTATCATGTAAGGTTGAGCACTATCTTTGTAGTTTTCAATATACCCTTCATGTTTCATTATTTTTAGAAGTTCTTCCATAAGCTTTGTCTTCTTGACACTCGTTCTAGGAAGACTACGCATAGTAGCATTTCTTATTTTTGTTAAGCTATCTGCGATAATATCCATAGGATTCCTCGCCTTATTTTTTTTTGATGAGAAAAAATTCTCTATAAATCAAATCTTACCAAGAAGATTTGACAACACCCGGAATATGTCCTTGTAAAGCCAGTTTACGGAAACACAAACGACAGACACCAAAATCTCTCATGTAAGAACGTGGACGACCGCAAATATTACAGCGGTTGTAAGCTCTTGCACTAAATTTAGGTTTCTTTTTCCAGCGTTGGATCAATGATTGTTTTGCCATGATATAGCCCTCGCTTACTTGTTACGGAAAGGAAAACCAAAATGAGTTAATAAACTTTTTGCTTCCTGATCCGTTTTAGCTGTAGTAACAATAGTAATATCCATTCCACGAACTTTATCAATTTTATCATAATTGATTTCAGGGAAGATAATTTGCTCAGATACTCCGAAAGAGAAATTTCCTCTTCCATCAAAACCTGTAGCTTTAACACCACGGAAATCTCTTACACGTGGAATCGCAACAGAAATCAACTTATCAAGAAAATCAAACATACGATTTTTACGTAATGTTACCTTTGCACCGATAGCCATTCCTTCACGCAACTTAAAATTAGATACAGATTTACGCGCAATGGTTTTCATTGCTTTTTGAGCAGCTAATAAAGTAAGATCATTTGTTGCAGCATCTGCCACTTTTTTATCAGATACAGCAGCACCTACACCCATATTGATAACAATTTTTTCAATACGAGGAATAGCCATAACTGATTTATAGTTAAACTCTTTATGTAAATTTGATTTAATCTCATTTTCAAAAAGTATTTTAAAACGAGGTTGATAACCAGATTTAACAAGAGCTTTCCCTTTAGTTTTTAGAGCTATTTTTTTAGTAGGAGATTTTATTTCACTTTTTGGAGTAACTTCTACACCTTCAGTTTTTGAAGCAACTTTTTTAGTAGGAGCTTTCGCTTCAACTTTTGAAACAACTTCTACCCCTTCAGTTTTTGGAGTAATTACTTCTTTTTCAGTTTTTTCTACTTTTTTAACAGTAGTTTTTTTAGCAGTTACTTTTTTTTCTACAGTTTCTGCCGCAGCAGTTGTTTCTTTTTTCTCAGCCATTATGAAGCCTCTTAATTGTCGAAAAAGTGATCAACACCTTTCGCCTTACGTCTTTTATTTCCCTTATCATCGATAACATATTCTATACGAACACCTTTATCATTTTTAGGACAATATAACATCACGTTAGACACATGAATAGGTGCTTCTTTTTCAAGAATCGTTCCGTTAGGATGTTCTTTATTTTTCTTTACTGTCTTTTTTACGAAGTTGACTCCGCGGACAAGAAGAGTTTTATCGGAAGGGGATACATAGAAAACTTCTCCTCTACGCCCCTTTTCTCTACCGGAAACTACGATAATTTCATCATTTTTCTTAATTTTCACGGTATATCCTCCTAAAACACTTCAGGAGCAAGTGATACGATTTTCATAAAATCTTTTTCTCTTAACTCCCGTCCTACGGGTCCAAAAATACGAGTCCCGCTGGGTTCGTTTTTTTTATTCACAATGACTGCAGAGTTGCGGTCAAAACGAATAGCTGAACCATCAGTACGGTTAATTTCTTTTTTGGTTCGAACTACAACGGCTCTCACCACATCACCCTTTTTAATAGGGGCATTTGGTGAGACACTTTTTACAGCTGCCACTATAATATCACCAACAGATGCATACCGACGGCGTGTACTACCGACGACATGAATACATTCAATTACTTTTGCGCCACTATTATCAGCAACATCCAAGCGTGTTCCAAGCATTATCATATAATAATTCCTCCCGTCTTTAGTCCTGGTGCTTATCTAGGACTTCAAGAAGAACCCAACTTTTACGCTTACTAATAGGTTTTGTTTCTCCGATTAGCACTTTATCACCAAGAGCAGAAGCATTTTGTTCATCATGAACCATCAATTTTTTACGTTTTGGAACATACTTTTTATATAAAGGATGTTTTTCATGTGTTATGATGACAATAGTTCTAGATTTATCCATCTTATCACTAGCAACCACTCCGGTAAAGGTCTTTTGCTTTGTCATTCTGCTGTCCTTTACTTTTGTTCTTTGAGTTCCGTTTGACGGATCAAAGTATTAATTCTTGCAATAGTTCTTTTCATATGACGAATTTCCATAATATTTGTGGAAGGTTCGAATTTTGAACGAAAACGAATATGCATGATTTTATTTTGCAACTCTATTTTCATTGAAAGAAGTTCTGCTTCTGACAAGGAACGGAGCTCTTGAATTTTAGTCATATTATCCCTCGATTCTCTTGACAAACTTTACCTTAATAGGTAACTTATGTCCAGCTAGTCTAAAGGCTTCCTTCGCTTTAATTTCGTCAATACCTGTTATTTCAAACATGACTTTACCTGGGCGAATCGGAGCAATCCAACCATCTGGAGCTCCTTTACCTTTACCCATACGAACCCCTTCACCTTTTCTGGTGTAAGGATGATCTGGGAAAATTCTGATCCAAACTTTCGCTCCTCTTTTGAGGTAACGATTTATGGCAATACGAGCAGATTCTATTTGTCTATTCGTAAGCCATGCTGCTTCTAAAGCAATCAGTCCATAGTCACCAAAAGAGACCATTTCACCATCATGTACAGGTGAGTGATTAATTTTAGCTCTATGTTGTTTTCTATATTTAACCTTAGATGGCATCAACATGGAGATTTCTCCTCAGCTTATTTTTGATAATACAATTATCTAAGACTTATTTCGCTAACCACACTTTAATACCTATGATTCCCATTTGAGTTAATGCTTCTGTTAAACGGTAATCAATATCGGCATTTAATGTGTTAAGAGACATACGTCCTTCTTTAAATTCTTCACTACGAGCGATCTCAGCATTATTGAGACGACCAGAAATACGAATTTTAATCCCTTGTGCTCCTGCACGAATTGCATTACGGATAGCTTGTTTAATAGCTCTTTTGTAAGCAACACGACGCTCTATCTGGGAAGCAATATCTGCTCCAACAATAGCTGCATCAAGTTCTATTTGTTTTACTTCTTTAACTGAAAGGGAAACTTTTTTAGCTCCAATTAGTTTTGAAAGTTTGTTAGCAATTACATCGATTTCAGAACCTTTACGACCAATCAAAATACCTGGTTTACCAGAATGAACAGTCACGTTAACAAGTCCTGGAAAACGTGCGATTTCTATTTTTGATAAAAATGCTCTTTTATATTCTTTATTAAGAAGTGTACGAATTTTGTAATCTTCTAATACAAATAAAGCAACATTTTTTTCAGTAAACCAAGTTGATTCCCAAGATTTACTTACACCAACACGATATCCTACAGGATGTACTTTTTGTCCCATGAATTACTCCTTATTGCCCAAATATAAAGTTAAGTGAGCAGTTCCACGATACATACGATCAGCTCTACCTCTAGCTCGAGGCTTGAAACGAGCAAACGCAGTACCTTCATTCACAAAAATTGTTGATACACTCAAAGGAGTGGTATCACCATTTGGATTTTTATGAAGGAAATTAGCTTTAGCAGCAAACAATACTTTATAAACCATTTTAGCACCCTTTTGAGGCATATGGTTTAACATTGCAAGAGCATTCTCAACTTTCATATCTTTGATAAGACGTGCTATACGTCGAAGTTTCATGGAAGAAATTCTTAAGGATTTTGCTTTAGCAACAGCAACAGCATCATTCATGAATTACTCCTTACTTATTTCTTGCCAGCTTTTTTAGAACCTGCATGTCCGCGAAATACGCGAGTTGGTGAAAATTCACCTAATTTATGTCCAACCATGTTTTCATTTACATAAACTGGTATAAACATTTTACCATTATGTACTTGAAATGTCAAGCCTATCATTTCAGGAAGAACAGTTGATCGACGTGACCAAGTTTTAATTGGTTTAGAATTGCCTGAAGCAATAGTATCTTGAACCGCAGACACTTTCTTATATAAAGAAGCATCAATATACGGCCCTTTTTTAATTGAACGTGCCATATTTCCTCCGGCCTATCTCTTTCTCTTAGAAACAATATAACGATTAGACGTTTTAGTTTTCTGACGAGTACGATACCCTTTAGAAGGAACACCAGTAGGAGAAGTTGGTCTTTTATAACCTTTCTGTTTACCACGTCCACCACCATGAGGGTGATCATGTGCGTTCATGGCTACACCACGAACTGTTGGACGCCAACCTAGATGACGTTTTGCTCCAGCACTACCGTAAACAATATTCAATCTTTCTGCATTTCCAACTTCACCAATTGTCGCCATACAGCGAAGAAGAACCATTCTTATTTCTCCTGATGGAAGACTTAAGAACGCATAGCCATTTTCTTTACCGTCTAGTTTCGCACTAGTTCCAGCTGAACGAGCTAATTGTCCACCTTTACCAGGTTTCATTTCGATGTTATGAAGGACTGTACCTACAGGAATGTTCTCAAGAAGCATTGCGTTTCCGACTTTGACTTCTGTTTGAGCGCCTGCTATAATCCGTTCCCCAACTTTCAAACCATTAGGTGCTATGATATAAGCTTTCTCTCCATCTTGATAATGAAGAAGAGCAATACGAGAACTACGATTTGGATCGTATTCTATAGAAAACACTTTTGCTTCTATATCCCATTTTTTACGCTTAAAATCAATAGCGCGGTACAATTGCTTACTACCACCACCACGATGACGAACAGTGATACGACCTTGACTATTACGTCCATTACCTTTACCACGAAGGGTCATTGTAATAAGGCTTTTCTCAGGTTCTGTTTTCGTGATTTCTGAATAATCAAAAGACACTCTATGGCGAAGTCCTGGGGTAGTTGGTTTAAATCGTTTGATACCCATTATTTGCCTCTATTTTAAAAAATCAATCGTACCTTTTTTAACACTTACAACAGCTTTTTTATAGCGTTTTGTAAATCCGGGACGTGATATTTTTTTTGTACGGAAATTTTTGTGACGTGGTTTAACAATTAATGTGTTAACCTTATCGACTTCAACTCCATAATAACTTTCTATAGCTTTTTTAATTTCAATTTTATTTGTACTCATTGAAACTTCAAATACATATTTATTGAGATTAGAAAGCTTTGAACTTTTTTCTGTTAGGATGGGTCTGATCAAGATTTCACTTACTATCATTATTAACCTCTCTCTAGTTTGATCATACCAGTGTATCTTTCGTCAAACTTACGAAGTGCAGCTTCTGTCATAATCACTTGTTTTGCATAAAACAGTGGTAGAATGTCAATAAAATCAACACCATAATACGCTGTTTTTGGCAAATTAGCACAAGCTTTTAACATTTCTGCATTGTAATTAACATCAACTACAACAGTACGACCTTCTACAGATTCAAGATTGTATTCTAACAAAGCTTTAAAGCTTTTAGTTTTTGAATCTTTTAAATCTAAAGAATCCACAATTTTCAATCCACCTTTACGATAGAGTTCTGCGATAACATAAACATAAGCATTAGCTTTTTGTTTTTTGTTAATATGCTGTGTATAGTCTCTAGGTTTTGGACCAAAAGTAACACCACCACCTCTTATAAGAGGAGAGTAGTAAGAACCACGACGAGCTCTACCAAGTCCTTTTTGACGGAAAGGTTTTGCACCTGTTCCTTTGACTTCAGCACGTGTTTTTGTAGATGCTGTACCCTGTCTTTCATTTGCAAGACGAGCTACAATAACTTGGTGAACACATTTACTAGAAGCACTTTCCCACATATTTGATAATTCTATTTCTCTAACTTTTTTCTGCGCGTTATATACATCAAACTTCATAATTACCCCTTTATTGCGTCTCGAACAGTAACATAACTTTGTTTACTGCCGGGCACAGATCCTTCGATAAATAGAAGCTTTCTTTCTGTATCAATACGTAGAAGTCTTTGACTTAAAACAGTGACTCTCTCATCTCCCATATGTCCAGGCATTTTTTTACCTTTAATAACACGAGCTGGAAAAGTACATTGTCCAATAGAACCAACACGACGGTGAGTTTTGGAACCATGACTGGCAGGTCCTCCACCGAAATTCCAACGCTTCATAGCTCCTTGAAATCCTTTACCTTTTGAAATAGAACTAACATCAACTTTTCCTAAAGATCCTAGAACTTCTTCATAAGCTTTACCTTGATAAGGAGTTACATCTTCAACACGAATTTCAGAAACAAATTTAGGTTTACCTAAAATATCACTCCCTTTTTTCGATGTTTTAAAATCACATCCTAAGATAACTGCATTATAACCATCTTTTTCGACAGTACGAAATCCTAAAACATCTGTATCAGAAAAATCAACAACAGTTGCACCACAAAGAGCTCCTTTGTCATCATATAACTGAGTCATACCGAGTTTTTTCCCGATAATTCCGACGGTCTTAGCCTTCATTGTATATCCTCTAAATTACTTATTGCTTTATTTCTACTTCAACACCTGCTGGTAATTGAAGTTCAGATA harbors:
- the rplD gene encoding 50S ribosomal protein L4; translation: MKFDVYNAQKKVREIELSNMWESASSKCVHQVIVARLANERQGTASTKTRAEVKGTGAKPFRQKGLGRARRGSYYSPLIRGGGVTFGPKPRDYTQHINKKQKANAYVYVIAELYRKGGLKIVDSLDLKDSKTKSFKALLEYNLESVEGRTVVVDVNYNAEMLKACANLPKTAYYGVDFIDILPLFYAKQVIMTEAALRKFDERYTGMIKLERG
- the rpsE gene encoding 30S ribosomal protein S5, translating into MAENQAPQTGQQENTPQERAPRGDNRRNNNNKSNNNRRDRRDRPEAIPSEWEEKVVSLRRATKVIAGGRRFRFNAMVVVGNKKGKVGLGYGKANELADAIKKAKDKAISNAMLIRLKGTTIPHEILGEYKACRILMKPATKGTGVIAGGAVRPVLELLGVHDILTKSLRSPNPINLIKATFNGLTRLYNIEDIAAKRGKTVSELFSK
- the rplE gene encoding 50S ribosomal protein L5, which translates into the protein MAEKKETTAAAETVEKKVTAKKTTVKKVEKTEKEVITPKTEGVEVVSKVEAKAPTKKVASKTEGVEVTPKSEIKSPTKKIALKTKGKALVKSGYQPRFKILFENEIKSNLHKEFNYKSVMAIPRIEKIVINMGVGAAVSDKKVADAATNDLTLLAAQKAMKTIARKSVSNFKLREGMAIGAKVTLRKNRMFDFLDKLISVAIPRVRDFRGVKATGFDGRGNFSFGVSEQIIFPEINYDKIDKVRGMDITIVTTAKTDQEAKSLLTHFGFPFRNK
- the rplV gene encoding 50S ribosomal protein L22 produces the protein MNDAVAVAKAKSLRISSMKLRRIARLIKDMKVENALAMLNHMPQKGAKMVYKVLFAAKANFLHKNPNGDTTPLSVSTIFVNEGTAFARFKPRARGRADRMYRGTAHLTLYLGNKE
- the rpmC gene encoding 50S ribosomal protein L29; amino-acid sequence: MTKIQELRSLSEAELLSMKIELQNKIMHIRFRSKFEPSTNIMEIRHMKRTIARINTLIRQTELKEQK
- the rplC gene encoding 50S ribosomal protein L3, translating into MKAKTVGIIGKKLGMTQLYDDKGALCGATVVDFSDTDVLGFRTVEKDGYNAVILGCDFKTSKKGSDILGKPKFVSEIRVEDVTPYQGKAYEEVLGSLGKVDVSSISKGKGFQGAMKRWNFGGGPASHGSKTHRRVGSIGQCTFPARVIKGKKMPGHMGDERVTVLSQRLLRIDTERKLLFIEGSVPGSKQSYVTVRDAIKG
- the rplO gene encoding 50S ribosomal protein L15 → MGHIELKPNIGATKKRKRVGRGTGNGTGKTCGRGHKGQNARSGGGVPLYFEGGQMPLYRRAPKRGFKNIFKIFNNIINLEDLNVFPDGSEITPELLCQAGLIKNNGNPIKILAKGFGEIVFTAKNIKIHAHKVSVAAKDLIEKSSSTIVPLTK
- the rplB gene encoding 50S ribosomal protein L2; this encodes MGIKRFKPTTPGLRHRVSFDYSEITKTEPEKSLITMTLRGKGNGRNSQGRITVRHRGGGSKQLYRAIDFKRKKWDIEAKVFSIEYDPNRSSRIALLHYQDGEKAYIIAPNGLKVGERIIAGAQTEVKVGNAMLLENIPVGTVLHNIEMKPGKGGQLARSAGTSAKLDGKENGYAFLSLPSGEIRMVLLRCMATIGEVGNAERLNIVYGSAGAKRHLGWRPTVRGVAMNAHDHPHGGGRGKQKGYKRPTSPTGVPSKGYRTRQKTKTSNRYIVSKRKR
- the rplW gene encoding 50S ribosomal protein L23, with translation MIVSEILIRPILTEKSSKLSNLNKYVFEVSMSTNKIEIKKAIESYYGVEVDKVNTLIVKPRHKNFRTKKISRPGFTKRYKKAVVSVKKGTIDFLK
- a CDS encoding type Z 30S ribosomal protein S14 — its product is MAKQSLIQRWKKKPKFSARAYNRCNICGRPRSYMRDFGVCRLCFRKLALQGHIPGVVKSSW
- the rpsQ gene encoding 30S ribosomal protein S17, which produces MTKQKTFTGVVASDKMDKSRTIVIITHEKHPLYKKYVPKRKKLMVHDEQNASALGDKVLIGETKPISKRKSWVLLEVLDKHQD
- the rpsH gene encoding 30S ribosomal protein S8 yields the protein MDIIADSLTKIRNATMRSLPRTSVKKTKLMEELLKIMKHEGYIENYKDSAQPYMIDVTLKYINGKSVIDDLKRISKLSRRVYVGKDSIPRVYNNYGIAILTTSKGVITDKAARSLGIGGEVLCYIW
- the secY gene encoding preprotein translocase subunit SecY, with translation MSVLINMFRITELRKRIFFTLCIMVIVRVGAQIPVPGVQLNNLLSAIGTENNNFIAFVNLLSGGALERASIFALGVMPYITASIVMQLLTVIIPTLEKIAKEGPEGRQKIHQYSRIGTLIIAGIQGVIYGNYLVQFNNQTSQPFIILSSTQFVLLFTLSVATGTYILMWLGEQITERGLGNGISMIILSGIVARFPQAFYTFINKPNDPILTLLLVVMFLGIIMAVVFEEMGLRRIPVQYSRGGVASGPSFLPFKVNPTNVIPIIFASAVLVFPVQLAQWFGPRAPWLHSISNALQPGELWYSIVYFTLILFFAFFYIEIELNPHDISENLRRQNAFIPGIRPGSETEAYISKTLYNLALPGAGFMGIIALLPTFVVSKLKVQADIAYLMGGTSLIILVGVSLNTLRQIEAFLNMNHKEGFLNPKKRTY
- the rplN gene encoding 50S ribosomal protein L14, whose product is MIMLGTRLDVADNSGAKVIECIHVVGSTRRRYASVGDIIVAAVKSVSPNAPIKKGDVVRAVVVRTKKEINRTDGSAIRFDRNSAVIVNKKNEPSGTRIFGPVGRELREKDFMKIVSLAPEVF
- the rplP gene encoding 50S ribosomal protein L16, with the protein product MLMPSKVKYRKQHRAKINHSPVHDGEMVSFGDYGLIALEAAWLTNRQIESARIAINRYLKRGAKVWIRIFPDHPYTRKGEGVRMGKGKGAPDGWIAPIRPGKVMFEITGIDEIKAKEAFRLAGHKLPIKVKFVKRIEG
- the rplX gene encoding 50S ribosomal protein L24, with amino-acid sequence MKIKKNDEIIVVSGREKGRRGEVFYVSPSDKTLLVRGVNFVKKTVKKNKEHPNGTILEKEAPIHVSNVMLYCPKNDKGVRIEYVIDDKGNKRRKAKGVDHFFDN
- the rplF gene encoding 50S ribosomal protein L6; the encoded protein is MSRLAKKPLLIPNGVTITVENGNLIFKGTLGTITQEFDTVLISPVVDTSSILVNRLNDTKEAKAKQGLYWALFRNHLTGVSTGFEKKLEIQGVGYRWEVKGQTLNCTVGFSHPVTFVAPEGAKLEQLAPNSVSVKGIDRQLVGQVAANIRFIKKPEPYKGKGIRYAGEVIRLKEGKSAGKK
- the rpsS gene encoding 30S ribosomal protein S19 — encoded protein: MARSIKKGPYIDASLYKKVSAVQDTIASGNSKPIKTWSRRSTVLPEMIGLTFQVHNGKMFIPVYVNENMVGHKLGEFSPTRVFRGHAGSKKAGKK
- the rpsC gene encoding 30S ribosomal protein S3; translated protein: MGQKVHPVGYRVGVSKSWESTWFTEKNVALFVLEDYKIRTLLNKEYKRAFLSKIEIARFPGLVNVTVHSGKPGILIGRKGSEIDVIANKLSKLIGAKKVSLSVKEVKQIELDAAIVGADIASQIERRVAYKRAIKQAIRNAIRAGAQGIKIRISGRLNNAEIARSEEFKEGRMSLNTLNADIDYRLTEALTQMGIIGIKVWLAK
- the rplR gene encoding 50S ribosomal protein L18, coding for MIDIITNKVKRHKKRKLRSKKHLRISADRPRLTVFRSNKYLYAQVIDTTNVVLASFSSVSNELGKSKLTNNIEAATIIGTKIGEKLKVLKITKVAFDRNGYLYHGKVKALAEACRAAGIEF